The following proteins are co-located in the Pontiella desulfatans genome:
- a CDS encoding alpha-amylase family protein yields MKAILVLPFSCLFATVSAMAWTGGTNEADWIQLTNEVAASRAQLTNLMGQADAAGLNTDYAYVSQVVIDRFQIYATYDYEHPEEVHEAFTNVWWNNKVPDPDFPINLPFDEMQSCLEVSSNAIAELQAQLATNRVLQAPVDFTTGTMAFGAGSCLRNGEPVFPSDFTWMPDDEDLLVAFGRMGGTYYALSDMSDSNTVKASAISSDSESLAGQTARNLAFGQYFIGHKAAGWMKEEYPEIEDGGRNFVTYDTDSPLIRAWFTQLFGQYIPPVCAAQGDQPRMHLLANEPNFATREGGWLAENGVSANTMDGYEEWISEKYATISNLNATYGTSYADFHAARNGMTLPIPVSLQGRPAWYDWCRFNMDRVNDFFQFLKDGAQGNDPDGAPATIKILGGQLANSWRDDGMDMEFLANLMDVTGADLHVVPAGATVIQSKLDMEWATDYALDWREQSMMLDFYKSLHPDKPYYDSEWHGFATGKWRHFSMDRDYVRSSLWLGFSHGMNGIQSWVWGRKNTGSFLDVNSDFIGDILTQPTALDAYGRVMKELNAHAGSVTALAKQERHFMVYYCGEAAIQDLTYVDGIEEVYEALKLLNLRVGFATPSTIGSLATSQAVVVPPTAFISDASHDALVAFEQSGGHVVLVNGASASFGTNELGFAVSGNTNLAPYAEVAFGDPSAMADDLGAALAPLKPAVPVLATVTGGASQPAYGVFVNQVQEPGSGETTLVLINVHKEPRTVALSLASGMGADYRNLVTGQLVPDTHALQPYDVLLLRTENSAPRVAGTIVQWGEPGGDDGIVTNGQDFSNLYNTYNVGNVASPLQGPDYYPVSAGRSPVFNHAANKAYNVKRIGDGGAEGDYINTAKNDADYSAMVVWENFIANHGTLESLEIETRVSNATDTPSQFRWLIQKGGTAWYASAQIDTTGSYVSYSNNAPETVDWYHFTPFVGGTASVGAKASIDLSDISAVGYHATFQQPGTVAYRASQTRYFKATASSAVAASGWDGFVSRYGLSGVSTHDQDGDGKSDLYEYALGGNPTNPADQGTAPFIEYHPGNTVGCFNLEVDSPVPGITYWPEWTDNLVTGSWSSAWNLETNHPAIPGYTQAERRLDGGTNNHLFFRLSITQP; encoded by the coding sequence ATGAAGGCAATTTTGGTTCTACCCTTTTCGTGTTTGTTCGCAACCGTGTCGGCGATGGCCTGGACGGGGGGGACGAATGAGGCGGATTGGATCCAGCTGACGAACGAGGTTGCGGCGAGCCGCGCCCAACTCACGAACCTGATGGGCCAGGCCGATGCGGCGGGGTTGAACACGGATTATGCCTATGTGTCGCAGGTGGTCATCGACCGGTTCCAAATCTACGCCACGTATGACTATGAGCATCCGGAGGAGGTCCATGAGGCGTTCACGAATGTCTGGTGGAACAACAAGGTTCCCGACCCGGACTTTCCGATCAACCTGCCGTTCGATGAGATGCAGTCGTGCCTGGAGGTTTCGAGCAATGCGATTGCCGAGCTTCAGGCGCAGCTGGCCACGAACCGGGTGCTGCAGGCGCCGGTTGATTTCACGACGGGAACCATGGCCTTCGGGGCGGGTTCCTGCCTGCGCAACGGCGAACCGGTTTTCCCGAGCGACTTCACGTGGATGCCGGACGATGAAGATCTGCTGGTGGCCTTTGGCCGCATGGGCGGGACCTACTATGCGCTCTCCGACATGTCGGACTCCAACACGGTCAAGGCCAGCGCCATCAGCAGCGATTCCGAGAGTCTGGCCGGGCAGACCGCGCGCAACCTGGCGTTCGGCCAATATTTCATCGGGCACAAGGCGGCGGGCTGGATGAAGGAGGAGTATCCGGAAATCGAGGATGGAGGGCGGAACTTCGTGACCTACGATACCGACAGCCCGCTCATCCGGGCATGGTTCACCCAACTCTTCGGGCAGTATATCCCGCCCGTTTGCGCGGCGCAGGGCGACCAGCCGCGCATGCACCTGCTGGCGAACGAACCAAACTTTGCCACCCGCGAGGGGGGCTGGCTGGCCGAGAACGGGGTGTCGGCCAATACGATGGACGGGTATGAGGAGTGGATCTCCGAAAAATATGCGACGATCTCCAACCTGAACGCGACCTATGGAACCTCCTATGCCGACTTCCATGCGGCGCGGAACGGCATGACCCTGCCGATTCCCGTTTCGTTGCAAGGCCGTCCGGCCTGGTACGACTGGTGCCGCTTCAACATGGACCGGGTCAACGATTTCTTCCAGTTCCTCAAGGACGGAGCCCAGGGCAACGATCCGGACGGTGCGCCGGCAACCATCAAGATTTTGGGCGGCCAGCTGGCCAATTCGTGGCGCGACGACGGGATGGACATGGAATTTCTCGCGAATCTGATGGATGTGACGGGCGCGGATCTGCACGTCGTTCCTGCGGGCGCGACGGTCATCCAAAGCAAGCTGGACATGGAGTGGGCCACCGACTATGCGCTCGACTGGCGCGAGCAGTCGATGATGCTCGATTTCTATAAATCGCTCCATCCAGACAAGCCCTACTACGATTCCGAATGGCACGGCTTCGCCACCGGGAAGTGGCGCCATTTTTCGATGGATCGCGACTATGTGCGCTCTTCGCTATGGCTCGGTTTCTCCCACGGCATGAACGGTATCCAGTCCTGGGTGTGGGGACGGAAGAACACCGGTAGTTTCCTCGATGTGAATTCCGACTTCATCGGCGATATCCTGACGCAACCGACCGCGCTCGATGCCTACGGCCGGGTGATGAAGGAACTCAATGCCCACGCGGGTTCCGTGACGGCGCTAGCGAAGCAGGAGCGCCACTTCATGGTCTATTATTGCGGGGAGGCGGCGATTCAGGATCTTACCTATGTGGACGGAATCGAAGAGGTCTACGAGGCGTTGAAATTGCTCAACCTACGGGTCGGCTTCGCAACGCCATCCACCATCGGTTCGCTGGCCACCAGCCAGGCCGTGGTTGTTCCGCCCACCGCATTCATCTCGGATGCGAGCCACGATGCCCTGGTTGCCTTTGAGCAGTCCGGGGGCCATGTGGTGCTGGTGAACGGCGCCTCGGCCAGCTTCGGCACGAACGAGCTGGGCTTTGCCGTCTCGGGCAACACGAACCTGGCGCCCTATGCCGAGGTGGCCTTTGGCGATCCTTCCGCCATGGCCGACGATCTCGGTGCCGCGCTCGCGCCACTCAAGCCGGCCGTTCCGGTTTTGGCAACCGTTACGGGTGGCGCATCGCAACCGGCCTACGGCGTTTTCGTGAACCAGGTACAGGAGCCCGGAAGCGGGGAAACCACGCTGGTGCTGATCAACGTCCACAAGGAGCCGCGCACCGTTGCCTTGTCGCTCGCTTCCGGAATGGGGGCGGACTACCGCAACCTGGTGACCGGCCAGCTGGTTCCGGACACGCATGCGTTGCAGCCCTACGACGTGCTTTTGCTCAGGACGGAAAATTCCGCGCCCCGGGTTGCCGGAACGATCGTGCAATGGGGCGAGCCCGGGGGGGATGACGGCATCGTCACCAATGGCCAGGATTTTTCCAACCTCTACAACACCTACAACGTGGGCAACGTGGCGAGCCCGCTCCAGGGGCCGGACTACTATCCCGTCAGCGCCGGCCGCTCACCGGTTTTCAACCATGCCGCCAATAAGGCCTACAACGTGAAGCGGATCGGCGACGGCGGAGCGGAGGGCGACTACATCAACACCGCAAAGAACGATGCCGACTATTCCGCCATGGTGGTTTGGGAAAACTTCATCGCCAACCATGGCACGCTGGAAAGCCTGGAGATCGAGACCCGCGTCAGCAATGCCACCGACACGCCATCCCAGTTCCGCTGGTTGATCCAAAAAGGCGGAACGGCCTGGTATGCCAGTGCCCAGATCGACACGACCGGCTCCTATGTATCCTACTCCAATAATGCGCCGGAAACGGTGGACTGGTACCACTTCACGCCTTTCGTTGGAGGAACGGCCTCCGTTGGAGCCAAGGCCAGCATTGATCTTTCGGACATCTCGGCGGTCGGCTACCATGCCACGTTCCAGCAACCCGGCACGGTGGCCTACCGGGCGAGCCAGACGCGCTACTTCAAGGCCACCGCAAGTTCCGCTGTTGCTGCATCCGGGTGGGACGGTTTTGTTTCAAGGTATGGACTGAGCGGGGTTTCAACCCATGACCAGGATGGGGATGGGAAGTCGGATCTCTACGAATATGCCCTCGGAGGGAATCCGACCAACCCGGCCGACCAGGGGACGGCGCCGTTCATCGAATACCATCCCGGCAACACGGTGGGCTGTTTCAATCTCGAAGTCGATAGCCCCGTTCCCGGCATCACCTATTGGCCGGAATGGACGGACAACCTCGTGACCGGTTCGTGGAGCAGCGCCTGGAACCTGGAGACCAACCACCCGGCCATTCCGGGCTATACCCAGGCCGAGCGCCGGCTCGATGGCGGCACCAACAACCATCTTTTTTTCCGGTTGTCCATTACCCAGCCGTGA
- a CDS encoding alpha-1,3-galactosidase-related protein codes for MKKDLSLVWIVVAMLAPLAASALQVVEIKPGEGDMTPVVREAIEQATDAEVKLVFAKGKYFFRPDHTKQKYCTITNHDNGLKNIAFLFDGFKSVEIEGHGSEFIFHGQMLPFLFENCGKVTAKNMVIDWDIPFCFQGEVVAVNEAEGWRDIKPATQGFNWSVKNGHLVYPDIDGFSYASVGSTLAFDPETKEVSHGAWDFTSQPTEVEERGDGILRFHEKLKHWPKVGQILNSKGKMNRYAPAFHGKSSSNLTFDGIVIHHCLGMGFLLERCDTATLSNGGIHVREGSDRVVSIIADGTHFANCKGDILVENMRFKGMLDDSTNVHGTYVAVDGVLDEKTVRIQLMHFQQLGFEFAGVGDEIWFIHQPNPTRGAVNTVEGVKVVNDRFIELTFKNPVPENLVKGDVLENKTWNPKFTMRGNSFEKHRARNVVIKTPLPIVIEDNDFSSHMSAVFLRGETFYWFESGNVEDVLIANNRFKDCASSGMEHAVVLVTPRLGKTFDATVPFDKNIRVINNTIETFDNRILWADRVDGLLFKDNTIKQTRSYDPQWKDAHLFDFTHCRNVRLIGNTYIGDHHKTVLADEASKKTLKIKGNKGF; via the coding sequence ATGAAAAAGGATTTATCTCTGGTTTGGATCGTTGTGGCCATGCTGGCGCCACTGGCGGCCAGCGCGTTGCAGGTGGTGGAAATCAAGCCGGGCGAGGGCGACATGACGCCCGTCGTTCGCGAGGCGATTGAACAAGCGACCGATGCGGAAGTGAAGCTGGTGTTTGCGAAAGGGAAATATTTTTTCCGGCCAGACCATACCAAACAAAAATATTGCACCATCACCAACCACGACAACGGGCTCAAGAACATCGCTTTCCTGTTCGATGGCTTCAAGTCGGTGGAGATTGAGGGCCATGGTTCCGAGTTTATTTTCCATGGGCAGATGTTGCCGTTCCTCTTCGAAAACTGCGGGAAGGTGACCGCGAAGAACATGGTGATCGATTGGGATATCCCGTTCTGCTTCCAGGGCGAGGTTGTGGCGGTTAACGAGGCCGAGGGCTGGCGCGATATCAAACCGGCCACCCAGGGGTTCAACTGGTCGGTGAAAAACGGCCATCTGGTCTATCCGGACATCGATGGCTTTTCCTATGCGTCCGTTGGCAGCACGCTGGCGTTCGACCCGGAGACCAAGGAGGTCTCCCATGGCGCGTGGGACTTCACCAGCCAGCCGACCGAGGTTGAAGAACGCGGGGACGGCATCCTGCGTTTCCACGAAAAGCTGAAGCATTGGCCCAAGGTTGGGCAGATCCTCAACTCCAAGGGGAAGATGAACCGCTATGCCCCGGCGTTCCATGGCAAGTCCTCCAGCAACCTGACGTTCGATGGCATCGTGATCCACCATTGCCTAGGCATGGGCTTCCTGCTCGAGCGCTGCGACACCGCCACCCTTTCCAACGGCGGCATCCATGTGCGCGAAGGCTCCGACCGCGTCGTGTCCATCATTGCCGATGGAACCCATTTCGCGAATTGCAAAGGCGACATCCTGGTTGAAAACATGCGCTTCAAGGGCATGCTCGACGATAGCACCAACGTGCACGGAACCTATGTTGCGGTCGATGGCGTCCTCGACGAAAAGACCGTCCGCATTCAGCTCATGCACTTCCAGCAGCTCGGCTTCGAGTTTGCGGGGGTGGGCGACGAAATCTGGTTCATCCACCAGCCCAACCCAACCCGCGGCGCCGTGAACACGGTCGAAGGCGTGAAGGTCGTCAACGACCGCTTCATCGAGTTGACCTTCAAGAACCCGGTTCCGGAAAACCTGGTGAAAGGCGATGTGCTCGAAAACAAAACCTGGAACCCGAAGTTCACCATGCGGGGCAACAGCTTCGAAAAGCACCGCGCCCGCAATGTCGTCATCAAGACGCCCTTGCCGATCGTGATCGAAGACAACGACTTTTCCTCCCACATGTCGGCTGTGTTCCTGCGCGGCGAAACCTTCTACTGGTTCGAGTCCGGCAACGTCGAGGACGTGCTCATCGCGAACAACCGTTTCAAGGATTGCGCATCGAGCGGCATGGAGCACGCGGTCGTGCTCGTCACGCCCAGGCTTGGGAAAACCTTCGATGCCACCGTCCCGTTCGATAAAAACATCCGCGTCATCAACAATACCATCGAGACGTTCGATAACCGCATCCTATGGGCCGACCGGGTGGATGGCCTGCTCTTCAAGGACAACACCATCAAGCAGACCCGCTCCTACGATCCCCAGTGGAAGGATGCCCACCTGTTCGACTTCACCCATTGCCGGAACGTCCGGTTGATCGGCAACACCTACATCGGTGACCACCATAAAACCGTGCTCGCCGACGAGGCCTCGAAAAAAACGCTGAAGATCAAAGGCAACAAGGGATTTTAG
- a CDS encoding sulfatase family protein encodes MSMQKISILTMAAALAALTVVAEKPNIVFIYGDDIGYGDFSCYGGEVDTANIDTLAEEGVRFTGGYCTAATCTPSRYSLLTGEYAFRNTAAKILPGNAPLIIDPARPTIAAFLRDHGYATALSGKWHLGLGSAAEPLDWNGQITPGPKEVGFDYSFHMAATADRVPSVYIKNGRVVNLDATDPIQVNYQEMVGNDPTGISHPHLLKLQADEQHGKTIVNGVSRIGYMTGGHAARFRDEDMADTYLNKAVDFIKANQDSPFFLYFAPNENHVPRVVHERFQGSTSLGPRGDALAVFDWCVGRLVQTLKETGQYENTLIVITSDNGPVLFDGYWEAGIERQGTHDASGPWRGGKYSRWEGGTRVPFIVTWPGRSRPGISDAIVSQVDLYASVAGLVGKPMPENAGQDGQNLLATFLGETLDGREYVIQEALTQLAVRKGNWKYVPPGSVTERLGIMTWKTGSGWKETPVPEPGLLFHLSEDPAEERNLAALYPNRIKEMQDIIMQVAPEKAVGEKGLNKKQLGF; translated from the coding sequence ATGAGCATGCAAAAGATCAGCATATTAACCATGGCGGCCGCGCTGGCGGCGCTCACGGTGGTGGCGGAAAAACCGAACATTGTTTTTATCTATGGCGACGACATTGGCTATGGCGATTTCAGTTGCTATGGCGGGGAAGTGGATACCGCCAACATCGATACGTTGGCCGAAGAGGGCGTCCGTTTTACGGGCGGCTATTGCACGGCGGCCACCTGCACGCCGTCGCGCTACTCGCTGCTCACCGGCGAATATGCCTTCCGCAACACGGCCGCCAAGATTTTGCCGGGCAACGCGCCGCTGATCATCGATCCCGCCCGCCCGACCATCGCCGCCTTCCTGCGCGACCATGGCTATGCAACGGCGCTCTCCGGCAAGTGGCACCTGGGGTTGGGATCGGCGGCCGAGCCGCTCGATTGGAATGGCCAGATCACGCCGGGCCCCAAGGAAGTCGGATTCGACTATTCCTTCCACATGGCGGCCACCGCCGACCGCGTCCCTTCGGTCTACATCAAGAACGGCCGCGTGGTAAACCTCGATGCCACCGACCCGATCCAGGTGAACTACCAGGAAATGGTCGGCAACGATCCCACCGGGATTTCCCATCCGCATCTGCTCAAGTTGCAGGCCGACGAGCAGCATGGCAAAACCATCGTCAACGGCGTCAGCCGCATCGGCTACATGACCGGCGGCCATGCCGCCCGCTTCCGCGATGAAGACATGGCCGACACCTACCTCAACAAAGCCGTCGATTTCATCAAGGCCAATCAGGACTCGCCCTTCTTCCTCTACTTTGCGCCGAACGAAAACCATGTTCCGCGCGTGGTGCACGAGCGCTTCCAAGGCTCCACCAGCCTTGGCCCGCGCGGCGACGCCCTGGCCGTGTTCGACTGGTGCGTCGGCCGCCTGGTTCAAACGCTCAAGGAAACCGGCCAGTATGAAAACACCCTGATCGTCATCACGTCCGACAACGGCCCGGTGCTGTTCGATGGCTATTGGGAAGCGGGCATCGAGCGCCAGGGAACGCACGATGCCTCCGGCCCGTGGCGCGGCGGAAAATACAGCCGCTGGGAAGGCGGAACGCGCGTGCCGTTCATCGTCACCTGGCCCGGCAGGTCCAGGCCGGGGATTTCCGATGCCATCGTCAGCCAGGTCGATCTCTATGCCTCCGTGGCCGGGTTGGTCGGCAAACCGATGCCGGAGAACGCCGGGCAGGATGGCCAAAACCTGCTCGCCACGTTCCTGGGAGAAACGCTGGACGGGCGCGAGTATGTTATTCAGGAAGCCTTGACCCAGCTCGCCGTGCGCAAAGGCAACTGGAAATATGTTCCGCCGGGCAGCGTTACCGAACGCCTGGGCATCATGACCTGGAAAACGGGCAGCGGTTGGAAGGAGACCCCCGTTCCGGAGCCCGGTCTGCTCTTCCACCTCTCGGAGGATCCGGCCGAGGAGCGCAACCTTGCTGCCCTCTATCCGAACCGCATCAAGGAAATGCAGGACATCATCATGCAAGTCGCCCCGGAAAAAGCCGTGGGTGAAAAAGGGCTGAACAAAAAACAACTCGGTTTCTAG
- a CDS encoding MFS transporter has product MSENTSDRKTSAEDKVPLFEKISYGLGLASDHFATVSISAFLMAFFTDFLNAGIKASIVGAAIAVARLWDAFTDPAAGRLSDGCRSKWGRRRPFILVGSLTMGLFFPVIWMVPETWSTTAIHAWLFITVLVFYTLYSIFSVPYEALGAELTPDYRERTSIFVVRTYVQQVYTLFLYWMMPIAMALATLPHIAGEVEGVRRVSWFIAGVIIVAGMFPALFCRERFKEIAEKEVEEHKVSFIDTCKSMLKNKPLLIVIGTICFYLFSIMLSMNLAYFVNTYYIFGGDTLQGSTLSAIDGTFRIVIAVGAAFAIKQLADRIDKHKLLISCVLILMIGFAGTYFTTLPGRPWLTLVFKPFISIGEVGFWVLVMSLRADVCDYDEYKTGTRNEGMIAAITNYVNKIAITLALALSGVMLDGVIKFDSHLDDAAMAAIGQQADSEWNALPEEEKYVPVEKTYTSTWSVVKDIGGQILTFGAKEKVEGVSYDDYKKNLEQITIMKKNDSGAMERLRVLYTLPQVVALIICFFILLKYPLNSTRMGEIRDELEERRGKTSHE; this is encoded by the coding sequence ATGTCAGAAAATACGAGCGATCGCAAAACGAGTGCGGAAGACAAAGTTCCTCTATTCGAAAAAATTTCATATGGCCTCGGATTGGCGTCCGACCACTTTGCAACCGTCAGTATATCCGCGTTCCTGATGGCCTTCTTTACGGACTTCCTGAACGCGGGCATTAAAGCATCGATCGTTGGTGCGGCCATTGCCGTGGCCCGTCTGTGGGATGCGTTCACCGATCCGGCGGCCGGTCGCCTGTCAGACGGCTGCCGATCCAAGTGGGGGCGTCGTCGTCCGTTTATCCTGGTTGGCTCACTGACGATGGGTCTGTTTTTCCCGGTGATCTGGATGGTGCCGGAAACCTGGTCGACTACGGCCATCCACGCATGGCTCTTTATTACGGTTCTTGTTTTCTACACGCTTTATTCCATTTTTTCCGTTCCATACGAGGCGCTTGGAGCCGAACTGACGCCGGATTATCGCGAAAGAACGAGTATCTTTGTTGTACGTACCTACGTCCAGCAGGTCTACACCCTGTTTCTCTACTGGATGATGCCGATTGCGATGGCGTTGGCGACGCTACCCCATATAGCGGGGGAGGTCGAAGGGGTGCGCAGGGTCAGCTGGTTCATTGCCGGCGTGATTATTGTTGCGGGTATGTTCCCGGCTCTTTTCTGCCGTGAACGATTTAAAGAGATTGCGGAGAAGGAAGTGGAGGAACATAAGGTTTCCTTCATCGATACCTGCAAATCGATGTTGAAGAACAAGCCGCTCCTGATTGTTATCGGAACAATCTGCTTCTATCTCTTCTCGATCATGCTGTCCATGAACCTCGCCTACTTCGTGAACACCTATTACATCTTTGGCGGGGACACGCTTCAGGGATCAACCTTGAGTGCGATTGATGGCACATTCCGCATCGTCATCGCGGTGGGTGCGGCCTTCGCCATCAAGCAGCTGGCCGACCGGATCGATAAACACAAACTGCTGATCAGTTGTGTACTCATCCTGATGATCGGGTTTGCCGGAACCTATTTCACCACGCTCCCGGGGCGCCCGTGGCTCACCTTGGTCTTCAAGCCTTTCATCTCGATCGGCGAAGTTGGTTTCTGGGTATTGGTGATGTCCCTGCGCGCCGACGTCTGCGACTACGACGAATACAAGACCGGCACGCGCAACGAAGGCATGATTGCCGCAATCACCAACTACGTGAACAAAATCGCGATCACACTGGCGCTCGCACTTTCCGGCGTGATGCTCGATGGCGTAATCAAATTCGATTCACATCTTGATGACGCCGCGATGGCCGCCATTGGGCAGCAGGCTGACTCGGAGTGGAATGCATTGCCAGAAGAGGAAAAGTACGTTCCGGTTGAAAAGACCTACACGAGTACGTGGAGCGTTGTGAAGGATATCGGCGGCCAAATCCTGACGTTTGGTGCCAAGGAAAAGGTCGAAGGGGTCTCTTACGATGATTATAAGAAGAACCTTGAGCAGATCACGATCATGAAGAAAAACGATTCCGGCGCAATGGAGCGTTTGCGCGTTTTGTATACGCTTCCGCAGGTCGTTGCCTTGATCATCTGCTTCTTCATTCTGCTTAAGTATCCGCTCAACTCCACGCGCATGGGAGAAATACGCGACGAGCTTGAAGAGCGCCGCGGAAAAACCTCGCACGAGTAA